Below is a genomic region from Xylophilus sp. GW821-FHT01B05.
CGACCTGGGAGGCGAGCGGCGAGCGCCTGCTGCTCAAGCCGCCGCGCGGCACCACCCATGCGGTGCTGGACACGCCGGCCGGCCTGCACGGCTGGCGCTCGGCGGACGTGTTCAAGCTGGCCGACAAGATCGTGGTGCCGCTGCAGGCCAGCGTGTTCGACATCTTCGCCACACGCGATTTTCTGGATGAGCTGGCCGCACGCGGCGGCCGCAAGCCGCAGATCGGCATCGTCGGCATGCGGGTGGACCCGCGCACCATTGCCGCCGACCACCTGGGCGAGTTCGTCGGCAGCCTGGGCCTGCCGCTGCTGGCCACGCTGCGCAGCACGCAGAACTACGTGCACCTGGCGGCGCGTGGGCTGACCCTGTTCGACGTCACGCCGACGCGGGTGGAGAAAGACCTGGCGCAGTGGGCGCCGCTGCAGCAGTGGCTGGATAGCTGACCTGACCTGTCGCCGCGCCGACAGCCAGCGCGCCGGCCGCTGGCTACAGTGGCCGCATGAAGACCTTCGACACCATCGCCGATCTCGTCGCCTGCGTCGGCCAGGAAGTCGCCGTGAGCGACTGGACCACCATCACGCAGGAGCAGGTCAACCGCTTCGCCGAGGCGACCGGTGACCACCAGTGGATCCACATCGACCCCGAGCGCGCGCGCAAGGGGCCTTTTGGCGGGCCGATCGCACATGGTTTTCTCACGCTGTCATTGCTGCCGCTGTTCTCGGAGACGGCGATGCGCGTGCTGCAGACCGGCATGGGCGTGAACTACGGCCTGAACCGGGTGCGCTTCCCGGCGCCGGTGCCGGTCGGCAGCCGCCTGCGCGCGCGCTTCGTGCTGCGCGGCGCAGAGCCGGTCGACAAGGGCGGCACCCAGTTCACCTGGGACATGACGGTCGAGCGTGAAGGCAGCGACAAGCCGGTCTGCGTGGCCGAGTCGCTGTCGCGCCAATACCCGGCCTGAAATGGGCTCGCCCCCAGGCTGCGCGCACTGCGTGTCGCTGCGCCTTCCCCCTCACCGGGGGCGACGCCAGTGGCCCGGCAAAGCCGGTTCCACGGCATCCCTGGCCTTTTGGGCTGCACCAGTGTTACCCCGCGCGGTGAAGCAGCCGCTATCTCTGCGTGGCGGCAGACATTAAAAAGCCCGCGGGCCGGATCGGCGAGCGGGCTGGTCTTAGACGCTGGGGTTTTCGCCCTCAGCTATCTGGCCGGCACTCATGCTTGCTGGCGCATCGCGGCACGCGTCACGAATGCGATGGGGCGAGGCTGAGCGACTGAGCGGGCGACTCCGTGCCTTCGGAGGAGTGGTGGGCCGCGTACACCGCGCCGGCACGCACGGCGGCTGGATCGCTTGAGGCGGGCAACGCAGCCATGCCGATCGACTGTCCAGGCGATTCTCTGCCGGCTGAGCCGTGCTGGGCGGCGTACATCGCTTCCTGCTGTACTGCGGCGGGGTCACGTGAGGATTGGAACGTGTTCGGGGCCATCGGGTCGCCCATGCTTTGGTTCTGGGCGCTGGCCGCCAGCGGCGCCAGCAGCGCGGCGGCAGAGAGTGTGAGGACGCTAAGGATTTTCATGACGCATCTCCATGGAAGGGGATGGTATGGACCTGGCACGCCAATGGCCGGTTCCGGGCTCGGCCGGGATGTTGCAACTGAATCCGATGCACACAAG
It encodes:
- a CDS encoding ParA family protein, whose translation is MPVVVVANPKGGVGKSTLATNIAGHYARQGHAVMLGDVDRQQSSRFWLGLRPAEARPITTWEASGERLLLKPPRGTTHAVLDTPAGLHGWRSADVFKLADKIVVPLQASVFDIFATRDFLDELAARGGRKPQIGIVGMRVDPRTIAADHLGEFVGSLGLPLLATLRSTQNYVHLAARGLTLFDVTPTRVEKDLAQWAPLQQWLDS
- a CDS encoding MaoC family dehydratase, with amino-acid sequence MKTFDTIADLVACVGQEVAVSDWTTITQEQVNRFAEATGDHQWIHIDPERARKGPFGGPIAHGFLTLSLLPLFSETAMRVLQTGMGVNYGLNRVRFPAPVPVGSRLRARFVLRGAEPVDKGGTQFTWDMTVEREGSDKPVCVAESLSRQYPA